Within Dictyostelium discoideum AX4 chromosome 4 chromosome, whole genome shotgun sequence, the genomic segment TAAATCAACTTCAAAAGGTAAgatattttagttttttttttcttcccttgttttcattgattttgttttattattattattattttatttaattttgttttgtttcgTTTTATTTAAAGTCTATATCTAATTTTtcgaaataaataaaatccccccccccccaaaaaaaaaaaaaaaaaaaaaaaaaaaaaaaatataaacaatcCTTTTATTTCTAGGTCAAAGACGACCAAGAAAATCCACAtcagaaaataataatagtaataataatagtaataataacgatgatgatgatgataataataaaaataaaaataataataataataataaaaataataatggatatAAACCGTCATCTTTAGCACAAGATTTATCAGCTATCACAAATACAATatctaatattaaaataatcaatgATAAGGAGTTTTCATTTCAATcactttataaaaataataaggaTAGTGATGGAACTATCATTCCATTCGATTTTAAAACTCCTTCACCCGATGATaccattttaaataaacaaaaacaagCTTTCAAACCAAAACATAATTCAACTGATAACGATGATACAAATGATAaggataaaaataataaaatcaataaaaaatagatattaaattttgtagtcataataaaaaaaaaacttttaattccattctttatattattattattgttttttttatctattttccctttatttttttttttaaaaataattattaatataattttaattatagatgtaacaaattcattaaaaacattatcaattggtggaaataacaataataaagtaCCAGTTGAATCAAAAACACCATACAATACACCAATAGGAACaccaattaatgataaaaatttacCACATTCACCAAAagaatcattaattgattcaataaatGCAACAACAGtgtatgtatttttatattatatatttaatttttaaaattaattattaatatttttattttttattttttattttttaaaaagtaataaaaatttaaatgtaaaaCAACATAGTATAAATAGAAAGAAAGAATTAGAAGAGATGGTACATGTTGCATTTTCAAGTAGTGATAATAAACCACATTTGAATATGGTAGTGATTGGACATGTTGATGCAGGTAAAAGTACAACAATGGGACATATATTATTTAAGTTGGGATATGTAGATAAGAGAACCATGTCAAAGTTTGAAAATGAGTCAAATAGAATGGGTAAATCATCATTTCATTTCGCATGGGTATTGGATGAACAAGAGGAAGAACGTGAGCGTGGTGTAACTATGGATGTTTGTGTGCGTTACTTTGAAACAGAGCATAGAAGAATCACACTATTGGACGCACCAGGTCACAGAGATTTCATACCAAATATGATCAGTGGTACAACTCAAGCAGATGTtgcaatattattaattaacgCATCAGAATTTGAAGCAGGTTTCTCAGCGGAGGGTCAAACTAAAGAACATGCTTTACTCGCAAAATCATTAGGTATCATGGAATTAATTGTAGCAGTCAATAAAATGGATTCAATCGAATGGGATCAATCACGTTACGATTACATTGTAGAAACCATTAAAACCTTTTTAGTTCATGCAAAATTCAACGAGAAGAACATTAGATTCATACCAATTTCCGGTTTCACAGGTGAGAATTTAATCGATCGTCAAGAATCAAAACTTTTGAAATGGTATGATAGCAAACAACCTACCCTTATAGAGTGTATCGACTCATTTAGTGTTGGTGAACGTTTATTGAATAAACCATTCAGAATGAACATTAGTGACGTATATAAATCATCAAGTAAAGGTTACGTTGCAGTTGGTGGAAAGATTGAAGCTGGTTTATTGGGTAATGGTGAtaagattttaatttcaccTGGTAATGATATTTGTACAATTAAATCCATTCGTAGAAATAATCTCGAGTCTGAATGGGCAGTCGGTGGTGATAATGTTGATTTATCATTGGTCGTAGAGAATCCTTCAATTTTACGTGTTGGTTGTATCCTTAGTGATCCAGAAAAACCAATACCTCTATCAAAACGTTTCATCGCTCAAATCGTCACTTTCACTCTACCAATCCCAATGACCAATGGTTATCAAGTGGTTTTCCATGCTCACTCAATGGAAGAACCTGCAACCATTACACGTTTAATTAGTTTATTGGATTCAAATGGTGCCGTTTCAAAAAAGAATCCAAGATGTATTTCTGATACTTGTACTGCTTTAGTAGAAATTACATTGGGTAGATTATCTTGTTTAGAACTCTATAGTTCCTATAGACAATTAGGTAGATTCACTTTAAGAAATGGTGGTGTTACAATTGCTGCTGGTTTAATCACTGAATTTTATGATAATCCACCTAAaaaatcttcttcatcacctttaacaactacaacaacaacaacatcaaataaaaaataatttttttttaaaaaaacaaataaataaataaataataagtaataagtaataaaaatgttgtctattttaaaaaattatagttttataaataaaaaaaaatgagtttatatgtattttatttgtattttatttgtattttatttgtattttatttatatttaatatctattttagatgaaaaatattttttttttttatattagaTCAATTTGTATCTAGagtgatattatttttattaatctaTAATTCAATAActgatttctttattatcattattattatcattattataattattagtaatattattattattataattattagtaatattattattattatgatttttattatttttgttattttcaTAGTTTCTATAATTATTTGGATTtctatttgaattatcaagAGTATGCTTTTTACTATTCTTTTGAGCACCATAATGAGTGAATTTTGGTGGTAAAACAATTACTTGCTTTGTTGAagatgaatttgattttttatcatttattgatgattttaatttaaaatttgaatggAATGATAAACgattttttgatttcaatttaataaaatcatttaaacttTGATCATTACAATCTTCATCAACTTTTCTTTCAATAATTGGATCTAAAATTaccttttctttatttaatactCCTTAAAACAGATTTTAATTTggttttcatttgaattaatattattgtaattatttttattattattattaatattattaatattattattattataccaatcatcattattaatagaaTTTTGGGTTAAAAGTTCAGATCCAAAATTTGATTGGTTATCGGTCATTTCTTTTACAGACCTTTCAATTTCTGGTTgtaaattgttattataaaatgtttCTTCGGTTGATTGATAATTATATTCGGAATTTTGACAGTtgttttcaaaatcattgatattgttattattatcattattattattattattattattataatcattattattattattattattattattattattattattattattattattattattattgatttctAATGAATTGGAATATTGACTATCATAAACTAttgaattttgattatttttttcagaCAAATGTTTAGAGTCAGTGAAAGTATTTTGTTGATCATCATCAAAGGAGCTACCatcttcatttaaattaattttttcattggaaataaattcatcatctgaatcttcatcaattaaagctgtaaaataatttatcattttttaataatattattattaatatttattaataattattattattaatatttattaataattattattattattattattattattattattattattattattattattattattattattattattattattattattattattattttaattaattattatttttatttttattattattattattattattattattattattatttttattattaattatttttcttttctttcttttttttttttttttttttttttttgttttttttgtatatatataaaaggtattagattttttataattatgtATCTCCTTATTTGATctctgaaaataaaattttcttattttttttttttattgagttttataattttttattttttttacattatttttttattaattttaattttattttatttttattttaattaaaataattggcCTTTTTCAGAATTAATTTATGtcatatttataaatatttttttttttttattaaaaaaaaaaaagtgtttaattaaattgaaagtaaaaaatcaaatggtATAAtgccttttttttattaaaaggaGTAGGGTatggaattaaaattttttaaacgatttgttaaaaaaaaaaaaaattaaaacctcACAAATTCcaattaatcattttttcgTGGAGTTTTTGTGATATTAATAtgcattattatcatttttttaaaattaaaaataagcgaaaaaaaaaaaaaaaaaaaaacaattaaatttaaatctatcTAGATTTCACACTTAATGactatatttttattaatgtgCCAGtgcaaatattaaaattttatttaagattttttgtttataaaaaaaaaaataaaaaaaaataaaaaaaaaacaccacaAATAATTTGGGGGGTTAAAAAAGGTTTGTTATCAATTTAGATTATCTGACAGATTTAAggtaatataaattaaataaataaattaaaaaattaaaaataaaataccaaaaaaaaaaaaaaaaataaaaaaaaataaaaaaaaaaaacaacttccaaatattttttttttttttactttaaataaatcattttaaattttaacaaACCATATAAGAATtcataattcttttaaaaatttttaactctttattttaaaaaaaaaaatttatttaaacaaacaaataaatatataataaaataaaataatgacaGTACATGGAAATACAAAAACCAGTCCAATGGTTACATTACTAGCAGGTGGAGTTAGTGGTGTTATTGCAAAATCCACAATTGCCCCATTAGAACgagttaaaattttataccaagtaattattcatttaatCATTCCAatcatatatttttaaaaattattatttttattattattattattattattatttcaaaataatttattaattgagtAAATATTTAGGTGAAAAGTAAGATGTATTCATTCAATAGTGTTTATggattaatgaaaaatattataaaaaatgaagGTTTGGCTGGTCTTTGGAAAGGAAATACAGCAACAATTTTAAGAATTTTCCCATATTCAGCGATTCAATGGACTTCATACGATtacttaaaaaataattttgtaacAGATAAAAAAAGTTCAGTTCAAATTTTTATTGCTGGTAGTCTTGGATTTAGTTGTGCAATTTTATTGACTTATCCATTAGATGTAATAAGGGCAAGATTAGCATTATcatatagtaataataataataataatagtattaatagtaaaaatttaaattcgaGCACACAACCACcaaaagtattaaaaaatggaatTGGTGCAGTTAATATTGAGAAAtctattgattttaatggtTATAAAACTAAAGGATTATTTAAAGGAATATGGAGAGGTATTTTACCAACATTATATGGTTCAATTCCATATGCTGGTGTTGGTTATTCatcatttgaatattttaaacGTATTGCACCAGATTCATTTAGAAATGAAAAAGGTGATGTTATtggaatttataaattaatttccgGTGGTGTTGCTGGTGGGTTAGGTCAAACAGCTGCATATCCATTGGATGTTGTTAGAAGAAGAATTCAAACCACTGGATATGGCGATGGAAAAGgtgttgaaaatttaaaacattcaACTTTAAAAACAATGTTTACAATCTTTCAAAAAGAAGGTATCTATGCCTTATTCAAAGGTATTAGTATAAACTATATAAAAGTTATACCAACAAATGGTGTTGCTTTCTTAACATATGAAACATTATgtgattattttaattcaaaattaaataaaaattaataataataataataataataataataataataataataataataattatataatttatatataaatgtctttattttattctaatTTTATGTACAGatggtaatttttttttttatatgtattatttttttttttttttaaaatactaaagttgattgattatttgaagaGATGAAAATatgttgtttttctttttcagatgccattttatttatatttgtattgCAATTAATTGGAATTTCGGATGATTTATTAGTTGTATTGgtattgttggtgttggtattggtatttgaatcagaatttgaaattgaatttgaagcTTTATGAGATAATGCTAATGAAACTTTTGAACTTGGTGAacgatttaattttttagaaatcCATAAACTGACATCCATTAATTTATTCATGTCGACATTACAATTTATACCTAAATCTTTCATCATATATAAAACATCTTCAGTGGCAACGTTACCAGTTGCGCCCTTTGCATATGGACAACCGCCTAAACCTGAAACTGAGCTGTCTACTGTTGAAATACCAAATTGAAGTGATGTGAGAATGTTTGCCAATGCTTGGCCGTAGGTGTCATGGAAATGAACGGCTATTGCGCTCATTGGAATGGCTTGTGACATTGCTTGTAATAGTTTGTGTGTTGCACCGGGTGTACCAATGCCAATGGTGTCGCCTAGACTGATTTCATAGCACCCGAATTCGTAGAGCTTCTTGGAGACGTAGACCACCTTAGAAATGGGTACGTTCTGCTCGTAGGGGCAGCCGAGCACACATGATACGTAGCCACGCACCTTAATGCCGTTCTCTCTGGCTGCGTCACACACATCTTTATAACGTGCCAAACTCTCCTCAATGGTTGCgtttatattctttttggAGAAACTCTCACTTGCAGCTGCGAATAATGCAATCTCTTTTGCACCTGCGTCCAATGCTGCACGGAATCCCTGGATGTTTGGTGTCAAACATGGGTATGAAACACCCTCAACCTTTTCAATACCTCTCAATACTTCTTTATTATCTGCCATT encodes:
- the HBS1 gene encoding hypothetical protein (Hsp70 subfamily B suppressor 1), yielding MSRHRFLKNMDGDDFEDFKEEDDLGEYDDEVYDVYDVVVEKFPDITYPEIEKVLMDFDYNVDDAIDFILNGGLNNKGKKKNNKKPPQAVNIINNNNNNKKSEPVNTNKSTSKGQRRPRKSTSENNNSNNNSNNNDDDDDNNKNKNNNNNNKNNNGYKPSSLAQDLSAITNTISNIKIINDKEFSFQSLYKNNKDNVTNSLKTLSIGGNNNNKVPVESKTPYNTPIGTPINDKNLPHSPKESLIDSINATTVNKNLNVKQHSINRKKELEEMVHVAFSSSDNKPHLNMVVIGHVDAGKSTTMGHILFKLGYVDKRTMSKFENESNRMGKSSFHFAWVLDEQEEERERGVTMDVCVRYFETEHRRITLLDAPGHRDFIPNMISGTTQADVAILLINASEFEAGFSAEGQTKEHALLAKSLGIMELIVAVNKMDSIEWDQSRYDYIVETIKTFLVHAKFNEKNIRFIPISGFTGENLIDRQESKLLKWYDSKQPTLIECIDSFSVGERLLNKPFRMNISDVYKSSSKGYVAVGGKIEAGLLGNGDKILISPGNDICTIKSIRRNNLESEWAVGGDNVDLSLVVENPSILRVGCILSDPEKPIPLSKRFIAQIVTFTLPIPMTNGYQVVFHAHSMEEPATITRLISLLDSNGAVSKKNPRCISDTCTALVEITLGRLSCLELYSSYRQLGRFTLRNGGVTIAAGLITEFYDNPPKKSSSSPLTTTTTTTSNKK
- the mcfR gene encoding mitochondrial substrate carrier family protein yields the protein MTVHGNTKTSPMVTLLAGGVSGVIAKSTIAPLERVKILYQVKSKMYSFNSVYGLMKNIIKNEGLAGLWKGNTATILRIFPYSAIQWTSYDYLKNNFVTDKKSSVQIFIAGSLGFSCAILLTYPLDVIRARLALSYSNNNNNNSINSKNLNSSTQPPKVLKNGIGAVNIEKSIDFNGYKTKGLFKGIWRGILPTLYGSIPYAGVGYSSFEYFKRIAPDSFRNEKGDVIGIYKLISGGVAGGLGQTAAYPLDVVRRRIQTTGYGDGKGVENLKHSTLKTMFTIFQKEGIYALFKGISINYIKVIPTNGVAFLTYETLCDYFNSKLNKN
- the hmgL gene encoding hydroxymethylglutaryl-CoA lyase → MISNKIFSKATKSILTLGIKNNNINRTFISLNNNNKENEFKRFQNRFGPFPEYVKIVEVGPRDGLQNEKIIVPTVDKIQLINRLAQTGLSVVEATSFVSPKWVPQMADNKEVLRGIEKVEGVSYPCLTPNIQGFRAALDAGAKEIALFAAASESFSKKNINATIEESLARYKDVCDAARENGIKVRGYVSCVLGCPYEQNVPISKVVYVSKKLYEFGCYEISLGDTIGIGTPGATHKLLQAMSQAIPMSAIAVHFHDTYGQALANILTSLQFGISTVDSSVSGLGGCPYAKGATGNVATEDVLYMMKDLGINCNVDMNKLMDVSLWISKKLNRSPSSKVSLALSHKASNSISNSDSNTNTNTNNTNTTNKSSEIPINCNTNINKMASEKEKQHIFISSNNQSTLVF